A stretch of DNA from SAR324 cluster bacterium:
CGCATCAAAATTGGCTGATCCCAGAACCTGGCGCAGATACCAGTCACCTCTTGTTTCGCCCTTGATTTCATCCTCAGTATAAACGGTGGTGTCTTCTGGAAAATGTCCATTAAAAATGACACTGGATGCCCAGAGATTTCGAATGATGTTCGCCGTTAAATTTCCCGCAAAGACCTTGAACGCAAACGGTCCGGCCAAGGCAGGATAAAACACATAATTTTTCAAACCACGTTTGCTGTTCTTTTTGATAAACGCCCGCAGACTATTGCCAATTTCCTCATCAGTTTTTGCTTCATTGTTGGTGGTATTGGTTTCCAGTAACTGGGTCAGTCCCGCAGAATACAATCCCACAATAAAATCAAAGAACGTCATGGTCCAGGCAAGCGTGACCGGTTGAAAAAAATGGGATGGTTTCCACTCAACCCGTTCATCCAAGCGATAGGCGTCATAACCAAAATCATGGTCTTTACCCAAAACATTGGTCCAGGTGTGATGCATGACATTGTGGGAATATTTCCAGTCTTCCGCGACAATGGCAATATCCCACTCAAAGGTATTGGAATCAAATTCAGGATCATTCATGAAATCATACTGACCATGCAGGACGTTGTGGCCGATTTCCATGTTATCCAGAATGTTGTGCAAGGACAGACAGGCCACCCCCAAGCCCCAGGAAATCGGGTCCAGACTGAAATGAATCAACAACCGTCCTGAGATTTCAAAATATCGGGATATTTTTGCCATTGCACGAATATAGTCCACATCTTCCTGACCAATTTTCATCCGAACTTCCTGTTGCAGTTGGTCCATTTCCTTTTGAAATGACTTAATGTCTTCTTTTGATAATTGAATTTTCATAGGTTCTCCTGTTTTGGGTTGAATTGAAGTTGGCAGGCTTATCCTCATGATAAAACCGCCTTTGAAAAAAATTTTAATTACAGATCCACCACCACATCTCCTTTTGCGATGGAGACACAGGGCAGAATCCATTCATGGCCACTTCCAGATTCTTCGCCTGTATCAACATTAACGACGGTTCCGGTTATTTTT
This window harbors:
- a CDS encoding acyl-CoA desaturase, giving the protein MKIQLSKEDIKSFQKEMDQLQQEVRMKIGQEDVDYIRAMAKISRYFEISGRLLIHFSLDPISWGLGVACLSLHNILDNMEIGHNVLHGQYDFMNDPEFDSNTFEWDIAIVAEDWKYSHNVMHHTWTNVLGKDHDFGYDAYRLDERVEWKPSHFFQPVTLAWTMTFFDFIVGLYSAGLTQLLETNTTNNEAKTDEEIGNSLRAFIKKNSKRGLKNYVFYPALAGPFAFKVFAGNLTANIIRNLWASSVIFNGHFPEDTTVYTEDEIKGETRGDWYLRQVLGSANFDAGIILHTLSGHLSLQVEHHLFPRIPAWRYREMAPKVRAICEKYGVPYNTDRFSVQFLNGIATRIFKHALPEKKLVSNQAGKSIEKKVA